From one Pseudomonas fluorescens genomic stretch:
- a CDS encoding MetQ/NlpA family ABC transporter substrate-binding protein, protein MLKTFIARPVAALALTLGLFGAAQAADALKVGTTAAFSIPLEAAVSEAKKQGLDVELIEFSDWIAPNVSLAAGDIDVNYFQHIPFLENAKAAAGFDLVPFAPGIINNVGLYSKKYKNFAELPEGASVAIANDPINSGRGLQLLAKAGLITLKPGVGYKATEEDIIANPKKLKILQVEAVQLVRAYDDADLVQGYPAYIRLAKTFDATSALLFDGLDHKEYVIQFVIRPQSKDDPRLARFIDIYQHSPVVRAALDQAHGKLYQAGWES, encoded by the coding sequence ATGCTTAAGACCTTTATTGCCCGCCCGGTCGCAGCCCTGGCTTTGACCTTGGGCCTGTTCGGTGCCGCCCAGGCTGCCGATGCCCTGAAAGTCGGCACCACCGCCGCCTTTTCCATCCCCCTCGAAGCTGCCGTCAGCGAAGCGAAGAAACAGGGCCTGGACGTCGAGCTGATTGAATTCAGCGACTGGATCGCCCCCAACGTCAGTCTGGCGGCCGGCGACATCGACGTGAACTACTTCCAGCACATCCCGTTCCTGGAAAACGCCAAGGCCGCCGCCGGTTTCGACCTGGTGCCCTTTGCCCCGGGGATCATCAACAACGTCGGCCTGTACTCGAAAAAGTACAAAAACTTCGCTGAGCTGCCCGAGGGCGCCAGCGTTGCCATCGCCAACGACCCGATCAACAGCGGCCGCGGTTTGCAGTTGCTGGCCAAGGCCGGCTTGATCACCCTCAAGCCCGGCGTCGGCTACAAGGCCACCGAAGAAGACATCATCGCCAACCCGAAAAAGTTGAAGATCCTCCAGGTTGAAGCGGTGCAACTGGTGCGCGCCTACGATGACGCCGACCTGGTTCAGGGCTACCCGGCCTACATCCGTCTGGCCAAGACCTTCGACGCCACTTCGGCGCTGCTGTTCGACGGCCTGGACCACAAGGAATACGTGATCCAGTTCGTCATCCGTCCACAGAGCAAGGACGACCCACGCCTGGCCAGGTTCATCGACATCTACCAGCACTCGCCGGTGGTGCGTGCCGCCCTTGACCAGGCCCACGGCAAGCTCTACCAAGCTGGCTGGGAGAGCTGA
- a CDS encoding LLM class flavin-dependent oxidoreductase, protein MAKKKILLNAFNMNCVGHINHGLWTHPRDNSSQYKTLEYWTELAQLLERGLFDGLFIADIVGVYDVYQQSVDVPLKESIQLPVNDPLLLVSAMAAVTRNLGFGLTANLTYEPPYLFARRLSTLDHLSRGRVGWNIVTGYLDSAAKAMGLDQQPEHDRRYDQADEYLQVLYKLWEGSWEDDAVLNDRKQRVYAQPDKVHKVNHQGEFYRVEGYHLCEPSPQRTPVLFQAGSSERGLSFAGNHAECVFISGQNKAATRAQVDKVRAAAVAAGRDPQAIKVFMGLTVIVARTEEQAKAKHAEYLRYASPEAGVAHFASSTAIDFSEYELDEPIQYVKSNAIQSATKNLQNNDWTRRKLLEQHALGGRYITLIGSPTQVADALESWIAETGLDGFNLARTVTPESYVDFIDLVIPQLQRRGSYKTAYEQGSLREKLFASDQPHLPADHPGASYRHTTPTPTGALQHA, encoded by the coding sequence ATGGCCAAGAAAAAGATCCTCCTCAACGCCTTCAACATGAACTGCGTCGGCCATATCAACCACGGCCTGTGGACCCATCCACGGGACAACTCGAGCCAGTACAAGACCCTCGAATACTGGACCGAGCTTGCCCAGTTGCTGGAGCGCGGGCTGTTCGACGGGCTGTTCATCGCCGATATCGTCGGCGTCTACGACGTCTACCAGCAGTCGGTCGATGTACCGTTGAAGGAGTCGATCCAGCTGCCGGTCAACGACCCGCTGCTGCTGGTTTCGGCCATGGCCGCGGTCACCCGCAACCTCGGCTTCGGCCTGACCGCCAACCTCACCTACGAGCCGCCATACCTGTTCGCCCGGCGCCTTTCTACCCTCGACCACCTGAGCCGTGGCCGGGTCGGCTGGAACATTGTCACCGGCTACCTCGACAGCGCAGCCAAGGCCATGGGCCTGGACCAGCAGCCCGAGCACGACCGGCGCTACGACCAGGCCGACGAGTACTTGCAAGTGCTGTACAAGCTCTGGGAAGGCAGCTGGGAAGACGACGCGGTGCTCAACGATCGCAAGCAACGGGTCTACGCCCAGCCGGACAAGGTGCACAAGGTCAACCACCAGGGCGAGTTCTACCGGGTCGAGGGTTACCACCTGTGCGAACCATCGCCACAGCGCACCCCGGTATTGTTCCAGGCCGGCAGTTCCGAGCGCGGCCTGAGCTTTGCCGGCAATCATGCCGAGTGCGTGTTCATCAGCGGCCAGAACAAGGCTGCCACCCGCGCCCAGGTCGACAAGGTGCGCGCTGCTGCCGTAGCGGCCGGGCGTGACCCGCAGGCGATCAAGGTGTTCATGGGCCTGACGGTGATCGTCGCCCGCACTGAAGAGCAGGCCAAGGCCAAGCACGCCGAGTACCTGCGCTATGCCAGCCCTGAAGCCGGTGTCGCGCATTTCGCCAGCTCCACCGCTATCGACTTCTCCGAGTACGAACTGGACGAACCGATCCAGTACGTGAAAAGCAACGCCATCCAGTCCGCCACCAAGAATCTGCAGAACAACGACTGGACCCGGCGCAAGCTGCTCGAACAGCACGCCCTGGGCGGGCGCTACATCACCCTGATCGGCTCGCCGACCCAGGTCGCCGACGCACTGGAAAGCTGGATCGCCGAAACCGGCCTGGACGGCTTCAACCTGGCGCGCACGGTTACCCCGGAAAGCTATGTCGATTTCATCGATCTGGTGATCCCGCAGCTGCAACGCCGCGGCTCGTACAAGACCGCCTACGAACAGGGCAGCCTGCGCGAAAAACTCTTCGCCAGCGATCAACCCCACCTGCCGGCAGACCATCCTGGCGCCAGCTACCGCCACACCACTCCGACCCCGACGGGAGCGCTACAGCATGCTTAA
- a CDS encoding SfnB family sulfur acquisition oxidoreductase, with protein MSLLPQPHANVAVIHTDAQALQVAEEIAGQLRRDSALRDRERRLPHPELELFSHSGLWGISVPKAYGGAGVSNVTLAKVIARIAQADASLGQIPQNHFYALEVLRVNGSPQQQQRLYAEVLAGKRFGNALAELGTKTAHDRTTALSRDGDAYRINGRKFYATGAIYAQRIPTSVVDEDGIQRLAFVPADSAGLKVIDDWSGFGQRTTGSGSVVFDNVQVAAEDVLPFQSAFERPTTVGPLAQILHAAIDTGIARAAYEDALHFVRTRSRPWVDSGVEQASADPLTLKSFGHLAIRLHATEALLERAGEYLDRAQAEPNAETVAAASIAVAEARAISTEISLAAGTTLFELAGSQATLAEHGLDRHWRNARVHTLHDPVRWKYHAIGNYYLNDENPPLRGTL; from the coding sequence ATGAGCCTTTTGCCGCAACCGCACGCCAACGTCGCGGTCATCCACACTGACGCCCAGGCCTTGCAAGTCGCCGAGGAAATCGCCGGCCAACTGCGCCGCGACAGCGCCCTGCGCGATCGTGAGCGACGTCTGCCACACCCTGAACTCGAACTGTTCTCGCACTCCGGCCTGTGGGGCATCAGCGTGCCCAAGGCCTATGGCGGTGCTGGCGTGTCGAACGTCACATTGGCCAAGGTCATCGCCCGCATCGCCCAGGCCGACGCCTCGCTGGGGCAGATTCCGCAGAACCATTTCTATGCCCTGGAAGTGCTGCGGGTCAACGGCAGCCCGCAGCAACAGCAGCGCCTGTACGCCGAAGTACTGGCCGGCAAGCGCTTCGGCAATGCCCTGGCCGAGCTCGGCACCAAGACCGCTCACGACCGCACCACTGCCCTCAGCCGAGATGGCGACGCTTACCGCATCAATGGCCGCAAGTTCTACGCCACGGGCGCGATCTATGCCCAGCGCATTCCGACCTCGGTCGTCGATGAAGACGGCATTCAGCGCCTGGCTTTCGTGCCGGCAGACAGCGCCGGCCTGAAAGTCATCGACGACTGGAGCGGCTTCGGCCAGCGCACCACCGGCAGTGGTTCGGTGGTGTTCGATAACGTCCAGGTTGCCGCCGAAGACGTGCTGCCGTTCCAGAGCGCCTTCGAGCGCCCGACCACGGTCGGCCCGCTGGCGCAAATCCTCCACGCCGCCATCGACACCGGCATCGCCCGCGCCGCTTATGAAGATGCCCTGCACTTCGTGCGCACCCGCAGCCGGCCATGGGTCGACTCCGGCGTCGAGCAGGCCAGCGCAGACCCGCTGACCTTGAAGTCCTTCGGCCACCTGGCGATCCGCTTGCACGCAACCGAAGCCCTGCTCGAACGCGCCGGTGAGTACCTCGACCGCGCCCAGGCCGAGCCGAACGCCGAAACCGTCGCCGCTGCCTCCATTGCCGTGGCCGAAGCGCGGGCGATCAGCACCGAGATCTCCCTCGCCGCCGGCACCACCCTGTTCGAGCTCGCCGGCAGCCAGGCGACCCTGGCCGAGCATGGCCTGGATCGGCACTGGCGCAACGCCCGGGTGCACACCTTGCACGACCCGGTGCGCTGGAAGTACCACGCCATCGGTAATTACTACCTCAACGATGAAAATCCACCGTTGCGGGGCACCCTCTGA
- a CDS encoding SfnB family sulfur acquisition oxidoreductase: protein MSNLAETSVHSDLDSAPLLLPAKVLSNDAQALQAAHELAAVARTQAAKRDQQRKLPWAEIEQFTRSGLGSISIPRAFGGAQVSFVTIAEIFRIISTADPALGQIPQNQFGILQLLKGTASERQKELLFKSVLDGWRIGNAGPERGTKHTLDLKARITREGDHYVLSGQKFYSTGALFAHWVAVKALNDDGRQVMAFVRRGTPGLRIVDDWSGFGQRTTASGTVLLDKVQVDAELVIDTWKQGEVPNIQGAASQLIQAAIDAGIAEAAIADTIAFVRDKARPWIDAKVDRASDDLYVIADVGRLQLELHAAQALLGKAARVLDEVNAAPVDAAAAARASIAVAEAKVLTTEISLLAGEKLFELSGSRATLAEFNLDRHWRNARVHTLHDPVRWKYHAVGAYHLNGTLPARHSWI from the coding sequence ATGTCCAATCTGGCAGAAACCTCAGTCCACAGCGACCTGGACAGCGCCCCGCTGTTGTTGCCGGCCAAGGTCCTGAGCAACGACGCACAAGCCCTTCAGGCGGCCCATGAGCTGGCTGCGGTAGCACGCACCCAGGCGGCCAAACGCGACCAGCAACGCAAACTGCCCTGGGCAGAAATCGAACAGTTCACCCGCAGCGGCCTGGGCAGCATCAGCATCCCCCGGGCGTTTGGCGGCGCGCAGGTGTCGTTTGTCACCATCGCCGAGATATTTCGCATCATCAGCACCGCCGACCCGGCACTGGGGCAGATCCCGCAAAACCAGTTCGGCATCCTGCAACTGCTCAAAGGCACCGCCAGCGAGCGGCAGAAAGAGTTGCTGTTCAAGTCGGTGCTCGACGGCTGGCGCATCGGCAACGCCGGGCCGGAACGCGGTACCAAGCACACCCTGGACCTCAAGGCGCGGATCACCCGCGAGGGCGATCACTATGTGCTCAGCGGCCAGAAGTTCTATTCCACCGGTGCCCTGTTTGCCCATTGGGTGGCCGTCAAGGCACTGAACGATGACGGCCGTCAGGTCATGGCTTTCGTCCGCCGTGGCACACCGGGTTTGCGCATCGTCGACGACTGGTCCGGTTTCGGCCAGCGCACCACCGCCAGCGGCACCGTGCTGCTGGACAAGGTACAGGTCGATGCGGAGCTGGTGATCGACACCTGGAAACAAGGCGAAGTGCCCAACATCCAGGGCGCCGCTTCGCAGCTGATTCAGGCCGCCATCGATGCCGGTATCGCCGAAGCGGCGATTGCCGACACCATCGCCTTTGTCCGCGACAAAGCCCGGCCATGGATCGACGCCAAGGTCGATCGCGCCAGCGACGATCTCTACGTGATCGCCGACGTCGGTCGCCTGCAGCTTGAATTGCATGCTGCCCAGGCACTGCTGGGCAAGGCTGCGCGGGTGCTCGACGAAGTCAACGCCGCGCCGGTCGACGCCGCCGCGGCCGCCCGTGCCTCGATTGCAGTGGCCGAAGCCAAGGTGCTGACCACCGAGATTTCGCTGCTGGCCGGCGAGAAACTCTTCGAGCTCTCCGGCAGCCGCGCCACCCTGGCCGAGTTCAACCTCGACCGGCACTGGCGCAATGCCCGCGTGCACACCCTGCACGACCCGGTGCGCTGGAAATACCACGCCGTCGGCGCCTATCACCTCAACGGTACCTTGCCTGCCCGGCACTCCTGGATTTGA
- the tcyN gene encoding L-cystine ABC transporter ATP-binding protein TcyN: MIEVLRLSKQFNGQTVLDDISLKVEAGEVIAIIGPSGSGKTTFLRCLNLLETPSSGRIKVGKVEIDANRPLSQQSGLIRQLRQEVGFVFQNFNLFPHRTALENVIEGPLVVKKTPREQAVALGMKLLAKVGLAGKESSYPRKLSGGQQQRVAIARALAMEPEVILFDEPTSALDPELVGEVLATIRGLAEEKRTMIIVTHEMSFARDVANRVIFFDKGVIVEQGEAKALFAQPKEERTRQFLSKFLGTQNTGY; encoded by the coding sequence ATGATCGAGGTACTACGACTGAGCAAGCAGTTCAACGGCCAGACCGTGCTCGATGACATCAGCCTCAAGGTCGAGGCCGGCGAGGTGATCGCCATCATCGGCCCCAGCGGCTCCGGCAAGACCACCTTCCTGCGCTGCCTGAACCTGCTGGAAACTCCCAGCAGCGGACGCATCAAGGTCGGCAAGGTAGAGATCGACGCCAACCGCCCGCTGAGCCAGCAAAGCGGACTGATCCGCCAGTTGCGCCAGGAGGTCGGCTTCGTCTTCCAGAACTTCAACCTGTTCCCCCATCGCACGGCGCTGGAGAACGTCATCGAAGGCCCGCTGGTGGTCAAGAAGACCCCACGCGAACAGGCCGTGGCCCTGGGCATGAAGCTGCTGGCCAAGGTCGGCCTGGCTGGCAAGGAATCCTCCTACCCACGCAAGCTCTCCGGTGGTCAACAGCAGCGGGTAGCGATAGCCCGGGCCCTGGCCATGGAGCCGGAGGTGATCCTCTTCGACGAACCCACCTCGGCGCTCGACCCCGAGCTGGTCGGCGAAGTGCTGGCGACCATTCGCGGCCTGGCTGAAGAAAAGCGCACCATGATCATCGTCACCCACGAGATGAGTTTTGCCCGTGATGTGGCCAATCGAGTGATCTTCTTCGACAAGGGCGTGATCGTCGAACAGGGCGAAGCCAAGGCACTATTTGCCCAGCCCAAAGAAGAGCGCACCCGCCAGTTCCTGAGCAAATTCCTCGGCACGCAGAACACCGGCTACTGA
- the tcyL gene encoding cystine ABC transporter permease codes for MEAAFQLAIESAPFLLKGAYYTVILSLGGMFFGLLLGFALALMRLSPLKLLSWTARVYVSFFRGTPLLVQLFMIYYGLPQLGIELDPLPAALIGFSLNMAAYACEILRAAISSIDRGQWEAAASIGMTRGQAMRRAILPQAARTALPPLGNSFISLVKDTALAATIQVPELFRQAQLITARTFEIFTMYLAAALIYWVLASVLAHLQNRLEARVNRHDQES; via the coding sequence ATGGAAGCAGCTTTCCAGCTCGCAATAGAGTCCGCGCCCTTCCTGCTCAAGGGCGCGTACTACACGGTAATCCTCAGCCTCGGCGGGATGTTCTTTGGCCTGTTGCTGGGCTTTGCCCTGGCGCTGATGCGCCTGTCGCCACTCAAGCTGCTGAGCTGGACGGCGCGGGTCTACGTCTCGTTCTTTCGCGGAACGCCGCTGCTGGTACAGCTGTTCATGATCTACTACGGCCTGCCGCAGCTGGGCATCGAACTCGACCCGCTGCCAGCAGCGCTGATCGGCTTCTCGCTGAATATGGCCGCCTATGCCTGTGAAATCCTGCGTGCCGCGATCAGTTCCATCGACCGCGGCCAATGGGAGGCTGCCGCCAGCATCGGCATGACCCGTGGCCAGGCCATGCGCCGGGCGATCCTTCCGCAAGCGGCGCGTACCGCCTTGCCGCCCCTGGGCAACAGCTTCATCTCGCTGGTCAAGGACACTGCCCTGGCCGCCACCATCCAGGTGCCGGAGCTGTTCCGCCAGGCGCAGCTGATTACCGCACGCACCTTCGAAATCTTCACCATGTACCTTGCCGCCGCACTGATCTACTGGGTGCTGGCCAGCGTTCTCGCACACCTGCAGAACCGCCTGGAAGCGCGGGTCAACCGACACGACCAGGAGTCCTGA
- the tcyJ gene encoding cystine ABC transporter substrate-binding protein: MKISAFGKQAVAAGLGLLLGASLLGQVVAGEQLQQIKDKGVINVGLEGTYPPFSFVDADGKLAGFEVELSEALAKELGVKVKLQPTKWDGILAALESKRLDAVVNQVTISEERKKKYDFSEPYTVSGIQALVLTKKAAELNIKSAADLGGKKVGVGLGTNYEQWVKANVPTADVRTYEDDPTKFQDLRVGRIDAILIDRLAALEYAKKAKDTTAAGDAFSRQEAGIALRKGEPELLAAVNKALDKLRADGTLKKLSEKYFNADVTQ, from the coding sequence ATGAAGATTTCCGCTTTCGGTAAACAGGCAGTCGCCGCCGGTCTGGGCCTGCTGCTCGGGGCCAGCCTGCTCGGTCAGGTTGTAGCGGGTGAGCAACTGCAGCAGATCAAGGACAAGGGCGTAATCAACGTCGGCCTTGAAGGCACCTATCCACCGTTCAGCTTCGTCGATGCCGACGGCAAACTGGCCGGCTTCGAAGTGGAACTCTCCGAGGCCCTGGCCAAGGAGCTCGGGGTCAAGGTCAAGCTGCAACCGACCAAGTGGGACGGCATCCTCGCAGCCCTTGAGTCCAAGCGCCTGGACGCGGTGGTCAACCAGGTGACCATCTCCGAAGAGCGCAAGAAGAAGTACGACTTCTCAGAGCCCTATACCGTTTCCGGAATTCAGGCACTGGTGCTGACGAAAAAGGCCGCCGAGCTGAACATCAAGTCCGCTGCCGATCTGGGTGGCAAGAAAGTCGGCGTGGGCCTTGGCACCAACTATGAACAGTGGGTCAAAGCCAATGTGCCGACCGCTGACGTGCGCACTTACGAAGACGATCCGACCAAGTTCCAGGACCTGCGCGTCGGTCGTATCGACGCGATCCTGATCGACCGTCTGGCCGCCCTGGAATACGCCAAGAAAGCCAAGGACACCACCGCCGCCGGTGACGCATTCTCCCGTCAGGAAGCCGGTATCGCCCTGCGCAAAGGCGAGCCTGAGCTGCTGGCCGCAGTGAACAAGGCCCTCGACAAGCTGCGCGCCGACGGCACGCTGAAAAAGCTTTCGGAAAAGTACTTCAACGCTGACGTCACTCAATAA
- a CDS encoding D-cysteine desulfhydrase has translation MIDRQLARFNRLDLLGAPTALEKLHRLSAWAGRDIYVKRDDCTPLALGGNKVRKLEYLAADALAKGADTLVTAGAIQSNHVRQTAALAAQLGLACVALLENPIGTDSLNYRQNGNRLLLELFDAKVELVDNLDNADEQLQALAVRLHASGRKPYIVPIGGSNALGALGYVRAGLELAKQIEHCGEQFAGVVLASGSAGTHSGLAIALAEKLPNLPVIGVTVSRSDEDQRPKVQGLAERTAELLHVRLPKTFKIELWDEYFAPRYGEPNAGTLAAIRLLASQEGLLLDPVYTGKAMAGLLDGIARQRFDDGPLIFLHTGGAPALFAYPEVWNG, from the coding sequence ATGATCGACCGACAGCTTGCCCGCTTCAATCGTCTGGACCTGCTTGGCGCACCCACCGCGCTGGAAAAACTGCACCGGCTGTCAGCCTGGGCCGGCCGCGATATCTACGTCAAACGCGACGACTGCACGCCATTGGCGTTGGGTGGCAACAAAGTACGCAAGCTTGAATACCTGGCCGCCGATGCCCTGGCCAAGGGCGCCGATACCCTGGTGACCGCAGGCGCCATCCAGTCCAACCATGTCCGCCAGACCGCCGCCCTGGCCGCGCAACTGGGCCTGGCCTGTGTAGCCTTGCTGGAAAACCCGATCGGCACCGATTCGCTCAACTATCGGCAAAACGGCAACCGGCTGCTGCTGGAGCTGTTCGACGCCAAGGTCGAGCTGGTCGACAACCTCGACAATGCCGACGAACAACTGCAAGCCCTGGCCGTGCGCCTGCACGCCAGTGGCCGCAAACCCTACATCGTGCCGATTGGCGGCTCCAACGCCCTCGGTGCCCTGGGTTATGTCCGTGCGGGCCTGGAGCTGGCAAAGCAGATCGAACATTGCGGCGAACAGTTCGCCGGGGTGGTGCTGGCCTCCGGCAGCGCCGGCACCCACAGCGGCCTGGCCATCGCCCTGGCGGAAAAGCTGCCAAACCTGCCGGTGATCGGCGTGACCGTGTCGCGCAGCGATGAAGACCAGCGACCGAAAGTCCAGGGCCTGGCCGAACGCACCGCCGAGCTGCTGCACGTGCGCTTGCCAAAAACCTTCAAGATCGAACTGTGGGATGAATACTTCGCCCCGCGCTACGGCGAGCCCAATGCCGGCACCCTCGCCGCCATTCGCCTGCTGGCCAGCCAGGAAGGTTTGCTGCTCGATCCGGTGTACACCGGCAAGGCCATGGCCGGGCTGCTCGATGGCATTGCCCGCCAGCGATTCGATGATGGTCCGCTGATTTTTCTGCATACCGGTGGGGCACCGGCATTATTCGCCTACCCTGAGGTCTGGAACGGGTAA
- the epsC gene encoding serine O-acetyltransferase EpsC, translating to MSDNAQTGHWQLQTIVGQLRAARDQWRSSNGRSSGEQGGRELPSREAMRHILEQLCGALFPMRLGPVDLREESEDFYVGHTLDAALTALLAQARLELRYVARHGKQATAEIDATALRLIQDFAAALPGLRSILDTDVLAAFHGDPAARSVDEVLLCYPGILAVIHHRLAHHLYRSGLPLLARISSELAHSATGIDIHPGAQIGPSFFIDHGTGVVIGETAIIGERVRIYQAVTLGAKRFPADEDGQLQKGHPRHPIVEDDVVIYAGATILGRITIGKGSTIGGNVWLTRSVAPGSNLTQANLQHDDGTQK from the coding sequence GTGAGCGACAACGCGCAAACAGGGCATTGGCAGCTGCAAACCATCGTCGGCCAGCTGCGTGCCGCCCGCGACCAGTGGCGCAGCAGTAATGGCCGCAGCAGCGGCGAGCAGGGTGGCCGCGAGCTGCCGTCACGCGAGGCCATGCGCCATATTCTCGAGCAGCTGTGTGGCGCCTTGTTCCCCATGCGCCTGGGGCCGGTCGACCTGCGTGAAGAAAGCGAAGACTTCTATGTTGGCCACACCCTCGATGCCGCGCTGACCGCCTTGCTCGCCCAGGCGCGTCTGGAGTTGCGCTACGTGGCGCGCCACGGCAAGCAGGCCACGGCCGAAATCGACGCCACGGCGTTGCGCCTGATCCAGGACTTTGCCGCCGCCTTGCCGGGCTTGCGCAGCATCCTCGATACCGATGTGCTGGCGGCGTTCCATGGCGACCCGGCGGCGCGTAGCGTTGATGAAGTGCTGCTGTGCTACCCGGGCATCCTCGCGGTGATTCACCACCGCCTGGCTCACCACCTGTACCGTTCCGGCCTGCCGTTGCTGGCGCGGATCAGCTCGGAGCTGGCGCATTCGGCCACCGGCATCGATATCCACCCGGGCGCGCAGATCGGCCCGAGCTTCTTCATCGACCACGGCACTGGAGTGGTGATCGGCGAAACGGCGATCATCGGCGAGCGGGTACGCATCTATCAGGCCGTTACCCTGGGCGCTAAACGCTTCCCGGCGGATGAGGACGGGCAGTTGCAGAAAGGTCATCCACGCCACCCGATCGTTGAAGACGACGTGGTGATTTATGCCGGCGCGACTATTCTGGGACGAATCACCATCGGCAAAGGTTCGACCATCGGCGGCAACGTCTGGCTGACCCGCAGCGTGGCCCCGGGCAGCAACCTGACCCAGGCCAATCTGCAACATGATGATGGTACCCAGAAGTAG